ACGGCACGCCCCGCGCTGCCGAGCTGAAAGTTTGCGTCTCCGGTCTGCCCCGGGACGAAAGGAAGGAAGTCATCATGCGCATCATCCCCGTTGCGATTGCAGTTGCCCTGGGTCTCGCCGCCTGTGCACCCACCGCAGAAGTGCCCGCCGATAACATGGCCTCGGCGAAATTCGTCCCCTCTTATTACGAGGCCCGGACCGATACTGGCCCGAATGGCGAGCCTGTCGAGATCAAGGCCGTGAAGTCCGCCTATCTGAACGAGCGCACCATGCGCACGACCGTGCCCTATAACGGTCCCGAAAGCGCTGGCACCATCGTCGTCGATCCCTATGCGCGGCTGCTCTATTACGTGCAGGGCGGCGGGATGGCCGAGCGTTACGGCGTGGCCGTCGGCAAGGCCGGCAAGACACTGACCGGCGACGCGGTGATCCGCCGCAAGGTCGCCTGGCCAAGCTGGACCCCGACTGCGAACATGGTCGCTGAACAGCCTGAACTTTACGGCCCGCTGAAAGGCGGCGTCTCGGGGGGATTGGACAACCCGCTCGGTTCGCGCGCGCTGTATCTCTATCGCGGCGGCCGTGACACCTATTATCGGATCCACGGCACGATGGACCCGTCCTCGATCGGCAAGGCGACCTCGGCAGGCTGTATTCGCATGTTCAACCAGGACATCATGGATCTGTTCAACCGCGTGCCGGACAACACCCCTGTCCATGTCCGCTCGGCAGCTGAAAGCCGTCAGTATGAAGGCCCGGTCGTTGAATCGCCCGAAGGCTATGCCCTGCCGGTGGACCAGACCCCGGCGGCGACAACGACCACGACGGCGCCCGGTGTGAGCCCGGTCGAAAGCGCCGTGCGCGGCTGATCCGGCAACCGCAACCCGTTTGGAACGCCCCGACCGAAAGGCCGGGGCGTTTTCCGTTCATCCGCTGGATTTTCAAGGAACTTTCAATGACACGCCGTCTCGGCTATCAAGATTGAAAGCCACGCGAGGAGCGATATGCCCAATTTTTCCAAGGACGAGCAGAAGGTCCTGTCCGGGGACGAGCTTGAACTGGCCACCCGGACGCGCAGTCCAAAGGTTCGTGAACTGTCGGATACCGCGCTCTCGGACATCATCTCTCGGCTGAGCGAGTTTAGGGATACGCAGGCGACATCTGACGCGGGCGCCTCTGCTTCGGAGACGCAGCGCATGACCTTCCTGCGCGCCGCGCTGCGCCGTGCCAATGCCGAGCGCAACCGCCGCCGCAAGGCAGAGGGTTCGTCGACCAGCTCCGGCACCGCGAAGACGGCGCGCAAGACACAGCCCGGCGTATCTGGCAGGGTGGCCTCCCGCAGTGGCGGGCGTGGCCGCAGCGCAAAATCCGGCAGCGCCGCGAGCACGGACCGCAGGGGCAGCGGCGGACGCAAGGTTGCCGCGGGCAAAGCAGGCCGCTCAACGGCCGCGAAACCGGCCTCGCCTGAGGCCGCCGCCGCTACCGGTTCCGGGAAAGTCTCGTCATCGCGCGAGACTTCCCACACACCGGCTTCGAAGCCATCGCCGAGAGCCCGTGCAAAGGCACAGAAACGCGACGCCGATATTGCCGCCCCCGCCATCGCCGCCAGCCTGCTTCCGGCGGCAAAGGCCGATGCCGCAAGCTCCAAGAAGGGCAGGCGGAAAAAGGCGGCACCGGATGAGATCGACAAGCTGAAGGACAAGGCCGCGCGCCGCAGTGCCAAGGCCGAGAAGGCCGAAGCCAAGGCGAAGAAGGCCGCCAAGCAGGCCGAGAAGAAGGGCGGCAAGAAGCGCCGCAAGGCCGCTGAGGTTGCGCAGGAGAAGGCTGAAAAGGCGCAGCGCAAGCTCCGCAAGGTCACACGCCGCATCCGCAAGGCGTCGGCAAACCTCATGCCAAAGTAACCAGCCCGCAAACCGCGCGCGACGCAATCTCGCGGTTTCCCTGATCGTCCCGATTTGCTAATCGGGTGGCATCATGGGCAGGTACTGTGGATGCGGGTGGTGCGCCGGGTTCTGACGGCAATTCTGATGATGGCAATAACGGCGGGTCCGGCCGTGTCGCGTCCGGCGGTGGACGCCGTCGAAGGCCGCCCGCCCGAGCCCGAGGCAGAGGATAAGCGCTGCACGGCGGACGGGATCTATTGCATCTATCGCCAGAGCTATGTCGCCGATGTCTGCCGCAATATCGAACGCGCCGCCTCGCGCGAGGGGCTGGACAAGAATTTCCTCGCCCGCCTGCTGTGGAAGGAGAGCCGGTTTGAGCCGAGCGCGGTGTCTCCGGTCGGCGCTGAAGGGATCGCCCAGTTCATGCCCGGCACCGCCGATATCGTAGGATTGCACGATCCGTATAACCCCGCCGAGGCGATCCAGGTTTCGGCCAATTATCTGCGTCGCC
This genomic window from Paracoccus sediminicola contains:
- a CDS encoding L,D-transpeptidase, with translation MRIIPVAIAVALGLAACAPTAEVPADNMASAKFVPSYYEARTDTGPNGEPVEIKAVKSAYLNERTMRTTVPYNGPESAGTIVVDPYARLLYYVQGGGMAERYGVAVGKAGKTLTGDAVIRRKVAWPSWTPTANMVAEQPELYGPLKGGVSGGLDNPLGSRALYLYRGGRDTYYRIHGTMDPSSIGKATSAGCIRMFNQDIMDLFNRVPDNTPVHVRSAAESRQYEGPVVESPEGYALPVDQTPAATTTTTAPGVSPVESAVRG